The nucleotide sequence GTTCTAGATTACCTAAAGTTCCTGCCGAAATCCCTAGGGCTTTTATTTTTGCTAAAACTTCTATTGGTAAATTAATTTCGTTTTCTGGCTTCCAAACTTCTGATTCACTCGTTGAACCCGTTGCAGAAACTGCTAATGGAATTTCAATTTGATAATAGTTTTGTGTAAAATCGTTACCCATTCTAATAAATCCAACAGCATCACCATCTTGTAATCCTAAAGCGGCACCTTCTTCAGCATGAATAAACATACGTAGTTTTTTATACTGACGCATATCTACATTAATATTTTTATATACTGCTCTAGAATCTTCAGGTTCTAGCTTACACGTATTAACAACTAATGATTGCTCATTTTGTCTTTGAAGTGTATTGTTATTGTTAAGCTGCTCTCTTTCTACTCCTGGAGGAGATACATAACTACCATCATTTTCTTGAATACCTATAATTCCAACATTAAACTCTGTACCATCTGAATCGTTATTTGGGTCGTCATCTAAAGATTGTTGATAGCGTCTCCAATCACTTCTTACTAAATCTAAAGACCCAAAACGTAACACTGTGTTTTCAGAAAACTCAGATAAATACATACGCATAAAACGAATCGATCTAAAATCTGTTATTCCTCCAATTTGATTTGTGTATGCTGTTAATGGAATTCTAAACTGATACCATCGAACTTGCTCTGAATCGCCATTAGGGAGTGTTACAGTAACTTGTTTTCTGTCTCTAATTAGTGTATTGTTTATGTTAGCTAGACCACTTGGTGTAATATCTAATTCATATTCAAAATAACTGTCTATGGTATTCATAGTGTTATCTCTATTAATATCTTCTACATCTGGCTGTGTCGTAGAGCCTCTATTAGTTTGCGTAAAAGTATCAGGAGAGTTTCCTTGTAATCCATTATACTTTTTATAACGCTCAAAGACGTCACCAGTGGTATTAAGAAAGTAAGTATAGTTATCGTTAGCAGGATCTTCTAAACTTGAAAACGCTGGGAACGCTATTCCTTCTTCAGCATCATCATAACCATCAAATCCAACATCTTGATTCGTTCTTTGTTGCCCTAATGTTGAAAACGCATAAATTAATGCTTGGTTTTGAGGTGTAACACTTCCCCAAACAGTTTGTGGTAATGAACTTATATCACCATTTTCTGGCAATCCATTTTCATACTGTTTTCTACCATCTTTTAAAATATCTTCAGAAATATTACCAAGGTTTAACGTTAATTTACCGCCTGGATTTGTTAAGTTATCTAAAAATGGATCTTGTAGCCAAAACTCAATATATTCAACATTGGCTTGCTCAAAATCGGTTGATGTCAACTGTCGTGTAATTCCTGCCCAAGAATCTTGAGGATTGTCTAAAATTCCATCTTCTGCTCCAGGTTGGAAATTATAAGGTCCTCTTTCAGAAGGATAATAAGCAAGGTCTAAAGAATTAATGACCGTTGGCTGACCTTGTACTATATCTTGCTGAGGGAAAATTTCATCTATAAAAATACGTCTCGTATACAAATTAGACATATCATCATCACTAATACCACTTGGTCTTTGACCACCATAGAAAACTGGATCAATAAAGTACCAGTTTAAAAGTGCTCTATCAAAACCATTTTGAATTCCATTATCATCTTCTGGCCCTTCAACATAAGATTGCCCTAATTCTTTTGGTCTACTAGACAAACTCCAAGAAATTGGCGATAATAAATCAATGGCATTTTGTGTGCCTTCAAAATCATCTACATATGTTGTTGCTTCACCTTGAAAATCTGATCCTTTGGGTGCTCCTGGTAATAAATAAGCAAATTCTCCTCTAATTGATAAATTAGATTGTACATCTGTATCTATGTTAGGTAGTTTATTTGCAAGTCTTGTTAAGAAAGGTACTTCAGTTGAGAAATTTCCATTAATTCCAAAAATAGAATTATTTATTGGCTCTGTTCCATAATTTGCTTTTTGAGTAATTGGGCGTTCATTTAAGTTTAAAAACGTAGCTCCCAACACAAAATTTTCATTAAACTGATGCTCTACATTTATCCCAGTAAAACGTTTTGTTTGCTGACCAAATACCGCATTATTTTCAACAGACACTTGAATAGGTGTATTAGACGCTTGTAAGGCAGGATCTAAAATTTGAACTGTTCCTATTTGATAATTAACCGTATAGTCTACACCTTCTACTAAAACACGCCCTCCAGCTGTTACTTTTACTGACCCTCTTGGAACATTAAACGCACCAATTGGAATTCCGCCACCTCCACCAGCTTTATAGCGTCCTTTTATCTGGAACTTATTTTTTTCTCCGTCTTCTAAGGCAGCTGTTTTGGTCGATTTATATAATTTATCGTAAACGTATTTAGCTTGGTTAGGGTTAAATTGCGCTGGGTCATTATAATCGGCCTCGTTATCACTTGGATTGTTATCTATATCAAGAATATCAAATAAGTACTTACCAAATGGTTCTACATTGGTAAATATTATTTTTCCATTTTGCTGAATAACCGTAATTCCTGGAACGAAATCGAAAAACCCGTCGCCATTAAACTGTGGATCATTATTATAATTTAACTTATCTAAATTAAACACTCTTAATAAAGGTGTTTCTTGTAAGGCATCTTCGGTTGGCGCAGGTGTTGGAAATGGTGTTCCATCTACAGGTGTAATAAAGTTTACAGGTGAAGACTCAGTATAAAAAATATTTAATTTAAAATCTTCCCTTTCTAAATTAAAAGCACCTGTATTATAGATGTTTTTCATCATTAAGTCCCAAATGGGTTGATCCACACTTGTGACAGTACTCTTAAGCATCTTAAGAATTAAACTATTATTAGTTACAACTGTGTTAGTCCCTACTGTTGTAACATCTGTCGCAGTCACACCATCGTTAGCAAATTCACCAACTTGATAAACTTGGTCACCAACTGTAAATTGATAAGCAACAGCTAGTATCTCGTCATTCTGTAAGCGCTGATTTAATGATACATATCCTAATTGCGTATTAAGTGTAAACTCTGAGCCTTCTTGAAGCTTTCTTGCATTTTCTAACTTTCCATAATCAAACCCTTCATTAACTCCTGATACTAAAATACCAGATTCTACCGTTGCAATATCTCTAATAGCATTGGTTATTTGTGAACCTCCACCACCAATATTAGTAGGGTCGTAAGCATTGTTTGCATTGTTAGGATATGCATTTGGTCCAGCAGTTATATTTACCGCAGATCCAACTTTAGCTGGATTAGACTCCCCTAAATCTTGCAATGCTACAATATTTCTTACATCGTCTGTTTGATTTGAACGATTGGTCACCCAAACCTCAACTCTAGTAATTTGAATACGTGAATTTATATGAGGATAGGTTTCTAATGCAGTATCATAATTATCTCTAAAGTATTGCGCTAAGAAAAAGTGTCTATTCTCATCGTAATCCAATCCAAAAAACTCAAAATCTTGTAAGGTTCCACCTCCTTGTGCAACCACAGTTCTTGTTTGTGATTTTTGTTCAGAGAAAATTCCTGTAATGGTTGTTTTTCCAAATTGTAATTGTGTTTTTACACCAAATAAACTTTGTGCACCAGTAATAAGTGAGCTATTTAATGGCATACTCACGTTACCTACTTCAATTTTTTGAATAATGTCATCTTCGGTAGGCGTGTATTCTAATTTTATTAAGTTTTGAAAATCAAAACTTGATTGTGTATCGTAATTTGCAGTTACTTGTAGCCTTGTACCAACCTTACCAAGTAAACTTAGTTCGATTCGTTGGTCAAAATCAAAAGTGAAATTACTCCTATTTCTTGGGGAAAATGATGGGTTATCTTGTTTTGTATATAAAATCCCTAAATCCATTTCTACCGAACCTTGAGGAATCACTTCAATGGTACTTCCTCCAAAAACCGATTCAAAAAAATCGGAATCGACATATAACTCAGGAATTAAATTTTTTTTGGCATCTTCTAAACCTGCTTTCTTACCATCGTAAGCATCTATTTTTTCTTTGTAATAATTACGCAAATTTTCTTGAGCCACAAGTTTCCTATACTCTTCTGGCGTTAGAATAATTGGATAATTAATGTTTATCTTTCCTAAGCTTTGATTGAAAATATATCTATCGGTTAAAGGGTCATAGGTATACTTAGATACAATACTATCTGGATTAGGTAATAATAAATTATTAAACGAAAAAGTGGTGCTTGTAGAATCTCTAACTGTAGTTTGTTGCGCAAAAGAGGCAATATACAAAAGCAACATCATGCTGGTTAGCATGAATGTTCTAGTAGATTTATAAAAATTAATGTTGGCGGCTTTCAAATCAATTATAATTTTTTTAAGGCTTCTTTTATAATAGTTTCGACACTTGCTTCTTGGTCACTAGAAACAATTTTATCTATAACACGTTCAGACTGCTTCTTGGTAAAACCAAGAACTTCTAATGCTGATAACGCTTCATCTTTATTAGTATTGTTTTGGAATGTAATTCCTTCATCAATATCGTAGGCTTTTAAAACTTTATCCTTTAACTCTATTACAACACGTTGTGCTGTTTTAAGTCCAATACCTTTAACCGATTGGATTAAAGCCACATCTTCAAGCGCAATAGCTTCCCTAACTTGTTTTGGTGTTAAGGACGATAACATGGTTCGTGCCGTACTTGTTCCAATACCGCTTACAGAAATAAGCAGTCTAAAAATTTGTCTTTCACCAAGCGATGAAAACCCATATAATGTATGTGAATCTTCTTTTACTTGAAGATGCGTATACAACTTTAAATGTTCTTGATTAGGTATTTGAGAATATGTATGTAAAGATATATTTAGCATATAGCCAACACCATTACAATCAATCACAACATCTGTAGGATTTTTTTCAACAAGTTTACCTTGTATATGCGTAATCATAGATTTGGTTTAGTTACGCATCAAATGTAATAAAATAATTATACATTATAACGACATAATCTAACCGCAAACCCTAGTTTTACGCTCTTTTTTGCTTTTTTTGAGCATCAATAACAGCAATTGCAGCCATATTCACTATTTCATCGACACTTGCATCAAGCTGTAAAATATGTGCTGGTTTCTTTAATCCCATCATAATGGGTCCAATGTTCTCTGCTTTATTCAGCTCCTTTAAAAGTTTATAAGTAATGTTTGCTGAGTCTAAATTAGGAAATATCAAGGTGTTAACTTTTCTACCAGCTAATTTTGAAAATGGAAAAATATCTTGTCGCATTTCATTATTAAGTGCAAAGTCAGTTTGAAATTCACCATCAACAATTAAACTTGGATAAAAACGGTGCAAATAAGACACTGCTTGTCTTACTTTTGATGCTCTTTCGTTATCGGAAGACCCAAAGTTAGAATAAGAAATCATTGCCATAACTGGCTCTAATCCAAACATTTTTACTGTTGTGGCTGTCATTTGGGCAATTTTAGCTAAGTCTTTTGAGGTGGGGTCTATATTTATAGAAGTATCACTTAAAAACAAAGGGCCTCTCTGAGTCATTAACACATTTGTTGTTGCTATTCTGGTAGCGCCTTTATCTAAACCAATTAATTCTAGCATTGGTTTTACAACAGTTGGATAATTTCTAGAAAAACCTGAAATAAGGGCATCAGCATCTCCTTCATTTACCATCATTGCTGCATAGTAATTACGCTCACGCATTAATTTTTTAGCAGTATGAAGTGTAATTCCACGTCGTTTGCGTTGATCCCAATAAATTTCAGCATAGGCATTTTTTGTACCTTCCTGTTCATCAGATTTTGGATCTATAATAGTCACTTCAGCATCAAATTCAATCTCTTCTTTTAATTTTTCAATTTTATCACGACGACCTAATAAAATTGGAATAGCGATCCCTTCTTCATGAACTATTTGTGCTGCTTTTAAAACAGTTAATTGATCTGCTTCAGCAAAAACAACACGTTTAGGGTTTAATTTAGCACGACTATGTAATAAACGTACCAACTTATTATCACCACCTAATCGTTGCAATAAATGTTCTTCATATTTATCCCAATCTTCAATTGGTTCAGTAGCTACTCCACTATCCATTGCAGCTTTGGCAACTGCAGGAGGAACCACACCTATTAATCTTGGATCAAACGGTTTTGGAATAATATAATCTCTACCAAAAGTTAAACGTGTTTCTCCATAAGCTACATTTACCTGTTCTGGTACTGGTTCTTTTGCTAAATCTGCCAAAGCAATAACCGCAGCTTTCTTCATTTCTTCGTTAATCGAAGTAGATCTAACATCTAAAGCGCCTCTAAAAATAAAAGGAAACCCAAGTACATTATTTACCTGATTAGGATGATCACTTCTTCCAGTTGCCATAATAATATCGTCTCTAGTATCTATGGCCAGTTGATAGGCAATTTCAGGATCAGGGTTTGCCATAGCAAAAACTATTGGGTCTTTCGCCATAGTTTTAAGCATCTCAGGTGATACGATATCCGACGTAGACAATCCAATAAACACATCTGCATTTTTCATGGCATCATCAAGTGTACTAATATCTCTTAAAGTAGCAAACTCTGCTTTTTGTGATGTTAAGCTATCTCTATCTTTCCTAATAACGCCTTTACTATCTAGCATGACAATATTTTCACGTTTGGCTCCGAAAGATTGATATAATCGTGTGCAAGAAATTGCAGCAGCTCCAGCGCCACTTATAACTATATTGATATCTTCAATATTTTTCTCAATGATTTCCAGAGCATTCAATAAGGCTGCAGCTGATATAATTGCTGTCCCATGTTGATCATCATGCATTACAGGAATATTGAGTTCTTCTTTTAAACGTCTTTCTATTTCAAAAGCTTCAGGAGCTTTAATATCTTCAAGGTTAATACCTCCAAAAGTTGGTGCTATATTTTTCACAGTTTGAATAAACTCTTCAACATTTTCTGTATCAACCTCAATATCAAACACATCTATATCAGCAAATATTTTAAAGAGCAGCCCTTTACCTTCCATCACTGGTTTAGATGCTTCCGGACCAATATTTCCTAAGCCTAAAACAGCAGTTCCGTTTGAAATTACAGCAACTAAATTTCCTTTTGCTGTATATTTATAAGCATTCGCTTTGTCTTTTTCAATTTCTAAACAAGGTTCGGCTACTCCAGGTGAATACGCTAAGGATAAATCTCTTTGTGTGGCGTACCTTTTGGTTGGTACTACTTTAATTTTTCCAGGGATTGGTTTTGCGTGATATATTAAAGCTTCTCTTCGTTTACTTTCCTTGCTCATATTATAGTTAGTTGCTATGAACTGGCAAAGGTACGATGTAGAAATTAATAGCCCTAATCTTTTAAAAATTTAATATTTCTAGTTAGTCCCGAATATTTTGTACGCTTTACTGCAGATTTTTGAAATACTTTATTGAAAGTGTCTTGAGTAATTTCTTCCCAATCTTTTTTGGTCATATCGAGTAGTTCTGGATGCGGATTAAAAAGCGGTTCGTTATGTGGTTTTGAAAAACGATTCCAAGGACACACATCTTGACAGACATCGCAACCAAACATCCAATCATCAAATTGTCCTTTAAATTCTGAAGGTATATTTTCTTTAAGTTCAATGGTAAAATAAGAAATACATTTACTTCCATCAACCACATAAGGCTCTGTAATTGCTTGTGTAGGACAAGCATCAATACAGGCAGTACAAGTACCACAATGATCAGTAACAGGAGTATCGTACTCTAATTCTAAATCGATAATCAACTCAGCAATAAAATAGAAAGAGCCTACTTGTTGCGTTAGTAAATTACTATGTTTACCAATCCAACCTAAACCTGATTTTGCTGCCCAAGCTTTATCTAATACAGGAGCAGAATCAACAAATGCACGTCCATCAACTTCGCCAATTTCATCTTGAATAAAATGTAAAAGCGATTTCAGTTTATCTTTAATCACAAAATGGTAATCTGTTCCGTATGCATATTTACTAATTTTTGGAGCAGATGAATCTTTTTGAGTTCCAGAAGGAAAATAGTTTAATAATAAAGACACTACACTCTTAGAGTCATCAACTAGTTTTGTTGGGTCTAAACGTTTGTCAAAATGGTTTTCCATGTATTGCATTTGGCCATGCATATTATGGTTAAGCCACTTTTCTAATCGAGGAGCTTCTGTTTCTAAAAACTCAGCCTTACTAATACCACAAGACAAAAAACCGAGGCGTTTGGCTTCGGTTTTAATTAGTAAAGCATGTTCTTGTTTTGTAGTCATATTTTGAGATTCTGAAACAAGTTCAGAATGACGTTCATATTAAAATAAACCCCCTTGATTCCCACCTTTGATTTTTCCTAGATGTTTGTATGCCTGTTCGGTCACTTCACGACCACGAGGTGTACGCATTAAAAACCCTTGTTGAATTAAAAATGGTTCGTAAACTTCTTCAATAGTTTCAGCACTTTCGCTTACAGCAGTTGCTATGGTTGTAATACCAACTGGACCTCCCTTAAACTTATCGATTATTGTGGTTAGAATTTTATTATCCATTTCGTCCAAGCCATGAGCATCTACATTCAAGGCTTGCAAACTGTACTTAGAAATCTCAATATCAATTTTCCCATTACCTTTAATTTGAGCAAAATCTCTAACACGCCTTAGTAAAGCATTGGCAATTCTTGGTGTACCTCTACTTCTACCTGCAATTTCAATAGCTGCTTCCATAGAAATTGGTACTTTTAATATATGTGCGCTTCGCTGTACAATGGTTGACAATAGCTCTGTAGAGTAATATTGTAATCTGCTACTAATTCCAAAACGTGCTCGCATTGGTGCTGTTAGCAAACCTGAACGTGTTGTTGCACCAACTAAGGTAAAAGGGTTTAAATTTATTTGAACCGAGCGAGCATTAGGTCCAGTTTCAATCATGATGTCAATTTTAAAATCCTCCATGGCTGAATATAAATATTCTTCAACTATTGGGCTTAAACGATGGATTTCGTCAATAAACAATACATCTCGTTCTTCTAGATTCGTTAACAAGCCTGCTAAATCTCCTGGCTTGTCCAAAACTGGTCCAGAAGTTACTTTAATACTAACGTCTAGTTCGTTAGATAAAATATGTGCTAAAGTGGTTTTTCCTAACCCTGGAGGCCCATGAAACAGCGTATGATCTAAAGCATCACCACGTAAATTAGAAGCTTGAACAAACACTTTTAGATTCTCTAATACTTGATCTTGTCCTGCAAAATCTTCAAAGGATAAAGGCCTTAATGCTCTTTCTATATCATGTTCTTCTGAAGAGAGATTCTCACTGGATGGATTAAGGTTTTCGTTCATGTTTACTTCCCACGAAAGTGGGAATCTAATTTTTAATTACTTATTCAGTTTTTAAAGTGGATTCCTGCCTGCGCAGGAATGACAACTCAATATCAAAAAAGAACCTATTAAATTCTTTTGTAAATATAAAGATACTCAAGCAAAATTCTATATAAAAAAAGCCTTTCTAAATTAGAAAGGCTTTTCAATATTATATCTCATCTTAAAAAAACATTTAAAATTTTTTTAATACTAACAAACTTGGTTTCTTTATTATTTTTTAACGATAATTTTTGTTAAACTTCCTTGATTTGTTCTAACCTTTATAAAATATAGGCCACTATACACATTAGAAAAATTGATTTTTTTATTTATTAACGTTAATGTTCTTAATAGTTTTCCTGAAACATCATATACTTTTACATCTTCAACTTCAATACTACTTTCAATATCTATATATAACTCATCAACTACTGGATTTGGATAAACATTAATTGATTTTTGTAAAAACTCATCATCAACGCTTAATGCTGATGTTATAAGCATCTTTACAGTTCCATAACTTGTACCTTGGTTATTTATAGCATATGCCGCATAAGAATATTGCGTACTTGCAGCTAATCCAGTTATAGACTCACTAAAGGCTCCAATACCAGAAGCGTTATCATCTTTAGTTACTCCTATACCACCAATAGTTGGGTTATTATTTGTACTTGTTATAGCATATACAACGCCTCTTTCTGAAACAGTATCTCCGCCATCTGAAGTGACATTTCCACCTATCGTTGCACTCGTTGTACTTATGTTTGATGCTGTTGTTGTTGTTACTATTGGCACGCTTGCACTAGCTCCAACTGCTTGAATACTAAAATGATAATTATATTCATGAATATCATCATTATTAATATGCAAAACTGCTGTTCGTGTACTTGCTACTCCTGAAGCAAAATCTATTGTAAATGTTGTACTACTACTCCCCGAAACACTTGTTGCAGGTTGTGTACTCACAGAAAAATCAGATGCATTTGTTCCAGAAATTGAAACAGCATTAGAGCCAAGAGTGAGTGTCCCAGAACCTGTGTTTTGTATTGTGAATGTTTTAGAAAGACTAGCACCAGTACCGAAATCTGTATAATCACTTGTGCTTGGTGAAGAATCACCTGATACAATATCAGTAGAATTTCCTTGTATATTTATTTCTGGATTTGTTGTTGAAGTGAGAGTAAAAACTTTTACATCCCCACGTTCATCTGTTACACCATTAACATTATCATCGTCAATAAAAACGCCTACAAACTTATCTGCATTAATACTAACAACTTGAAATTCATCTGCATTTCCAGAAATTAATTCTGTTTCAGCCCCTAGTGTAAAATTATTGCCCAAAAGTGATGCCGTAAAATAATGTGATGTTGTTGTACTTTGACCGTTTATCCCAACAACAACTTCGGTAGAAGACAACGTGGTCATACTTAAATCTTCAATGGATTTACCAGAATAAAAATTCGTTTCCGAACCTGGAATAGTGAATGTAGTCCCTGATAAAGTTGCGTAAAATAATCGTCCTTCATCAGTACCACCATCATCTTCAAATATAACAGCTAAACTTGATTCTGTTAATGATGTTAAACCGATTGTACCTATAATACTCGTTGATTCAAATGATTGCGGCGTTCCCATCGTAATTGCGTTACTATTTACTGTACCTGCAACAAGCATGCCTTCACCACTTATTGCTCCATCATTCCATTCATAACCCATTGCAAATTTCATGTCAGACATTCTAACTAGACTCACATTAGATACATTTGATGCAACATTTACCTCGTTCCCCCAAGAAATAGTGTTGCCTGAAACTGTTCCTGTAAAAACTTTTAACGAGTCAGTTGCTATATTTGCTTCCATCGCAATAACAACTTGATTTTCAGTAAGTGCAACCATTTGTAATGAACGTTGCCAACCAATATCGTACGCCGTATTTGAAAGCTGAGCAGAGGACGAA is from Pontimicrobium sp. SW4 and encodes:
- the sprA gene encoding cell surface protein SprA — protein: MLTSMMLLLYIASFAQQTTVRDSTSTTFSFNNLLLPNPDSIVSKYTYDPLTDRYIFNQSLGKININYPIILTPEEYRKLVAQENLRNYYKEKIDAYDGKKAGLEDAKKNLIPELYVDSDFFESVFGGSTIEVIPQGSVEMDLGILYTKQDNPSFSPRNRSNFTFDFDQRIELSLLGKVGTRLQVTANYDTQSSFDFQNLIKLEYTPTEDDIIQKIEVGNVSMPLNSSLITGAQSLFGVKTQLQFGKTTITGIFSEQKSQTRTVVAQGGGTLQDFEFFGLDYDENRHFFLAQYFRDNYDTALETYPHINSRIQITRVEVWVTNRSNQTDDVRNIVALQDLGESNPAKVGSAVNITAGPNAYPNNANNAYDPTNIGGGGSQITNAIRDIATVESGILVSGVNEGFDYGKLENARKLQEGSEFTLNTQLGYVSLNQRLQNDEILAVAYQFTVGDQVYQVGEFANDGVTATDVTTVGTNTVVTNNSLILKMLKSTVTSVDQPIWDLMMKNIYNTGAFNLEREDFKLNIFYTESSPVNFITPVDGTPFPTPAPTEDALQETPLLRVFNLDKLNYNNDPQFNGDGFFDFVPGITVIQQNGKIIFTNVEPFGKYLFDILDIDNNPSDNEADYNDPAQFNPNQAKYVYDKLYKSTKTAALEDGEKNKFQIKGRYKAGGGGGIPIGAFNVPRGSVKVTAGGRVLVEGVDYTVNYQIGTVQILDPALQASNTPIQVSVENNAVFGQQTKRFTGINVEHQFNENFVLGATFLNLNERPITQKANYGTEPINNSIFGINGNFSTEVPFLTRLANKLPNIDTDVQSNLSIRGEFAYLLPGAPKGSDFQGEATTYVDDFEGTQNAIDLLSPISWSLSSRPKELGQSYVEGPEDDNGIQNGFDRALLNWYFIDPVFYGGQRPSGISDDDMSNLYTRRIFIDEIFPQQDIVQGQPTVINSLDLAYYPSERGPYNFQPGAEDGILDNPQDSWAGITRQLTSTDFEQANVEYIEFWLQDPFLDNLTNPGGKLTLNLGNISEDILKDGRKQYENGLPENGDISSLPQTVWGSVTPQNQALIYAFSTLGQQRTNQDVGFDGYDDAEEGIAFPAFSSLEDPANDNYTYFLNTTGDVFERYKKYNGLQGNSPDTFTQTNRGSTTQPDVEDINRDNTMNTIDSYFEYELDITPSGLANINNTLIRDRKQVTVTLPNGDSEQVRWYQFRIPLTAYTNQIGGITDFRSIRFMRMYLSEFSENTVLRFGSLDLVRSDWRRYQQSLDDDPNNDSDGTEFNVGIIGIQENDGSYVSPPGVEREQLNNNNTLQRQNEQSLVVNTCKLEPEDSRAVYKNINVDMRQYKKLRMFIHAEEGAALGLQDGDAVGFIRMGNDFTQNYYQIEIPLAVSATGSTSESEVWKPENEINLPIEVLAKIKALGISAGTLGNLEPTFYNVIDGVLDETDVAEFSPYTIGQQRVAIKGNPNFGDIRTLMVGIKNSHTQLESIDVCTEVWFNELRLSDMDNEGGWAAIASMDSNIADFMDVSATGRRSTTGFGTIEQGPNQRSREDVKQYDVVTNVNLGQLLPKKWGVQIPFNYGQSEEIVTPEYDQQYKDVKLQDRLDAAATSSERETIRQQSEDYTKRQSINFIGIRKQRTGEAKPKFYDVENLTLNYSYNQVEHRDFEIENSLNQNVRVGANYNFSFDPIKIEPFKKNDSLFKGKYWKILKDFNFNLLPSSITVNTDFIRQFNKQKFRDLDLGGSNIGIEELYRRNYTFDFQYNINYNLTDALSLNFSASNNNIVRNYFVDDNLNGAQDPTKEVWDGFFDVGDPNRQFQQLGINYELPLNKIPALDFLRATYAYTGDFLWQKGSDLYGNLTINGSTYDLGNSVSNASSHTLNTTLDMNRLYRYVGLTRKNTGSRSAKGVPPGGQPTGAQPVTPKKNGLTNAAIDLLTSIKRIQVNYTQRNGTFLPGYMETPGFIGTLKPTFGFTFGSQRDIRYLAAKNGWLTVFPEFNQQYTEEESKILDFSAALEPMQDLKIDLTGGRTYNENLTESFNAIDGDNDGFSDGYNPLIRNSFGNYNISTSMIKTAFASSDENGSETFDNFRANRLEIAQRLAIKAGVDINNPANLDAEGYPLGFGKNNQAVLLPAFLSAYTGKDAGKVSLGAFRDIPIPNWTLKYTGLMKLPWFKKQFKRFSITHGYNSVYTINQFRSNLDYNAFDPNTDYASQNPNVLDQSGNYKNKTLFSAVALTEMFSPLIKVDFEMKNSMKILAEIKKDRRLFLSFDNNLLTEIKGSEYVFGLGFRIKDVKINSKLAGPRNVIKSDLNMKADVSIRENKTIIRYLDLENNQVTAGQTVWGLKYTADYAFSKNLTGIFYFDYTFSEYAISTAFPQTSIRSGLTLRYNFGN
- the ruvA gene encoding Holliday junction branch migration protein RuvA, producing MITHIQGKLVEKNPTDVVIDCNGVGYMLNISLHTYSQIPNQEHLKLYTHLQVKEDSHTLYGFSSLGERQIFRLLISVSGIGTSTARTMLSSLTPKQVREAIALEDVALIQSVKGIGLKTAQRVVIELKDKVLKAYDIDEGITFQNNTNKDEALSALEVLGFTKKQSERVIDKIVSSDQEASVETIIKEALKKL
- a CDS encoding NADP-dependent malic enzyme, coding for MSKESKRREALIYHAKPIPGKIKVVPTKRYATQRDLSLAYSPGVAEPCLEIEKDKANAYKYTAKGNLVAVISNGTAVLGLGNIGPEASKPVMEGKGLLFKIFADIDVFDIEVDTENVEEFIQTVKNIAPTFGGINLEDIKAPEAFEIERRLKEELNIPVMHDDQHGTAIISAAALLNALEIIEKNIEDINIVISGAGAAAISCTRLYQSFGAKRENIVMLDSKGVIRKDRDSLTSQKAEFATLRDISTLDDAMKNADVFIGLSTSDIVSPEMLKTMAKDPIVFAMANPDPEIAYQLAIDTRDDIIMATGRSDHPNQVNNVLGFPFIFRGALDVRSTSINEEMKKAAVIALADLAKEPVPEQVNVAYGETRLTFGRDYIIPKPFDPRLIGVVPPAVAKAAMDSGVATEPIEDWDKYEEHLLQRLGGDNKLVRLLHSRAKLNPKRVVFAEADQLTVLKAAQIVHEEGIAIPILLGRRDKIEKLKEEIEFDAEVTIIDPKSDEQEGTKNAYAEIYWDQRKRRGITLHTAKKLMRERNYYAAMMVNEGDADALISGFSRNYPTVVKPMLELIGLDKGATRIATTNVLMTQRGPLFLSDTSINIDPTSKDLAKIAQMTATTVKMFGLEPVMAMISYSNFGSSDNERASKVRQAVSYLHRFYPSLIVDGEFQTDFALNNEMRQDIFPFSKLAGRKVNTLIFPNLDSANITYKLLKELNKAENIGPIMMGLKKPAHILQLDASVDEIVNMAAIAVIDAQKKQKRA
- the queG gene encoding tRNA epoxyqueuosine(34) reductase QueG, encoding MTTKQEHALLIKTEAKRLGFLSCGISKAEFLETEAPRLEKWLNHNMHGQMQYMENHFDKRLDPTKLVDDSKSVVSLLLNYFPSGTQKDSSAPKISKYAYGTDYHFVIKDKLKSLLHFIQDEIGEVDGRAFVDSAPVLDKAWAAKSGLGWIGKHSNLLTQQVGSFYFIAELIIDLELEYDTPVTDHCGTCTACIDACPTQAITEPYVVDGSKCISYFTIELKENIPSEFKGQFDDWMFGCDVCQDVCPWNRFSKPHNEPLFNPHPELLDMTKKDWEEITQDTFNKVFQKSAVKRTKYSGLTRNIKFLKD
- the ruvB gene encoding Holliday junction branch migration DNA helicase RuvB gives rise to the protein MNENLNPSSENLSSEEHDIERALRPLSFEDFAGQDQVLENLKVFVQASNLRGDALDHTLFHGPPGLGKTTLAHILSNELDVSIKVTSGPVLDKPGDLAGLLTNLEERDVLFIDEIHRLSPIVEEYLYSAMEDFKIDIMIETGPNARSVQINLNPFTLVGATTRSGLLTAPMRARFGISSRLQYYSTELLSTIVQRSAHILKVPISMEAAIEIAGRSRGTPRIANALLRRVRDFAQIKGNGKIDIEISKYSLQALNVDAHGLDEMDNKILTTIIDKFKGGPVGITTIATAVSESAETIEEVYEPFLIQQGFLMRTPRGREVTEQAYKHLGKIKGGNQGGLF